A window of Solanum stenotomum isolate F172 chromosome 3, ASM1918654v1, whole genome shotgun sequence contains these coding sequences:
- the LOC125859235 gene encoding uncharacterized protein LOC125859235 yields the protein MAYSNQNSFNKSKSHANSTSIFSHARRKMSFRRKKLPVVRVEAGGKKHRQKVSPVKIFRRDGLKGKKLQCLSTKKIKECYWLAVNDILEASDTFERRLVVDTSFAIPMMGLSFTTFPNHRGI from the coding sequence ATGGCTTATTCGAACCAAAATAGCTTCAACAAAAGTAAAAGCCATGCCAATTCCACATCCATATTCAGTCATGCCCGCCGTAAAATGTCATTCCGGCGGAAGAAGTTACCGGTAGTCCGGGTTGAAGCCGGAGGAAAGAAGCACCGGCAGAAAGTCTCTCCAGTGAAGATTTTCCGGCGAGATGGATTAAAGGGGAAGAAATTGCAGTGCTTGAGTacgaagaaaataaaagaatgttATTGGTTGGCGGTAAATGATATATTGGAAGCAAGTGATACATTCGAGCGACGACTTGTAGTAGATACCTCTTTTGCTATTCCAATGATGGGACTTTCCTTCACTACTTTTCCAAATCATCGTGGTATTTGA